Below is a window of Diaminobutyricibacter sp. McL0608 DNA.
AATTACACTATGTAATCATTACTATGTATAACTATTTCGGAGGAACAATGGACACGGCACCCACCACCCCGCGGAGACGATCAGGCTCCGGGGGCCCCAACCTCGGCGTCCTCGCCGTCGTCTCGACCGCGCTCGTCATCGCCGGCCTGATCGTCGCGTTCGCTCTCACCGGTGGCCAGGCCTTCGTCTCGCCGTTCGCCGGTGCGGACGCGGTCTCGGCCTACGCGCAGCAGAACTGGCTGAGCATCCGCATCACCTCGATGATCCAGTTCGGCTCAGCCGTCCCTCTCGGCATCTTCGCCGCCACCGCGTATGCTCGGCTCCTCCGCCTCGGCGTCCGTGTGCCGGGACCGGGGATCGGCTTCTACGGAGGCATCACCGCCTCGCTCCTGCTGATGGTCTCGGCCCTCGGCTCCTATGTCGTCAGCCGTCCCGATGTGAGCAGCGACCCGACCGTGGCGCTCACGCTCACCTACTTCACCTTCATCACCGGCGGCGTCGGGTTCGTGACCGGTATGGGCCTGCTCGTCGCCGGCATCGCAGTGCCCTCGCTCATCCTCGGCTTCGTTCCGCGCTGGCTCGCGTGGACGGGTCTCGTGATCGCGGCGCTCTCGGAGCTCTCGTTCCTCTCGATGGCGATCGAACCGCTCCAGTTCCTCCTGCCGATCGGGCGGTTCGGCGGGCTGCTCTGGCTGATCGCGGTCGGGTTCCTGCTTCCGAAGGACCGGCGCAATGTGAAGCAGAGCGGCGCTCGTGACGTGGCAGTCGCCGAGGCGGACCTCTCATGACGAAGACGGCTTTCGTTCTCGGAGCGAACGGACTGATCGGCAACGCGATCTGCTTCGCGCTCGGCGAGGCGGGCATCCGCGTGATCCCGGCGGCGCGCGACAACGTCGCGCTCGCCGACCTGCGCGAACGGATGCTCGCAGCCGGGCTCGAGTGCCCGGCGACCGAGACGGTGGATGCGACCGACGACGACGCGCTGTCCGGCGCCATCGCGCGCACAGCATCCACCCACGGGATGGACATCGCCGTCAACAACGTCGGTCGCGGCCATCGACCGGCACCGCTCACCGAGCTCGATCCGCGCGAGTTCGACGATGTCGTGGCCGTGAACTTCCGCGCGGTCGCCGTTGCGATGCGCAACGAGCTGCACGAACTGCCCGACGGGGGCGCACTCGTGAACATCGTGTCGAGCGCGGGGACCGGCGGCGCACCGGGCATGTCGGCTTACTCCGCCGCGAAGCACGCCGTCGTGGGGCTGACCCGGACGACGGCGATCGACTATGCCGCGCGCGGAATACGAGTGAACGCCGTCGCGCCGGGGCCGATCGAATCCGGGCCCGTGATGAACCAGCCGGCCGAGGTGCGCGCCGGCATCGGAAAGTACGTGCCGATGGGTCGCATGGGACGGGCCGACGAGGTCGCGGCAGCGGTCCTGTGGCTGGCGACGGACGCCTCCAGCTACACGACGGGGCTCGTGCTGCCCGTCGACGGCGGCAAGAAGGCCTGACGCCGCTCCGCGAGCGAACGCGCACGTTCGACGACGCCGGGAGCATCCTGACGATCCCCTGAAGACGCACGCGTTTCCCGGCGCACATTCGGGCGCGCCTGCGTACCGTTCGGTGTGCGTATATTCCGATGGGTCGTGGTCGCGGTCGTCGCCCTCCTCGTGGCGACCGGCGGCTACGTCTGGTACAACTACCAGCATTTCGTGTCCGGCGTCACCCACGTCGACGTGATCTCCCACTCGAACGCGCCCGCCAAAGACGTGGACGGCACCGACCAGAACATCCTGCTCGTGGGAGACGACCACCGTCCCGCCGGCGCGACAGCGCAGCAGCTGGCCGAACTCGGAACCACGGCCGACGGCGGTGGCACCAACACCGACACCATGATGGTCCTGCACGTGCCGGCCGACGGACGCAAGGCGACGCTCATCTCGTTCCCCCGCGACTCCTGGGTCGACATCCCCGGGTTCGGAATGAACAAGCTGAACGCCGCATTCGCGTTCGGCAGCGAGAACGGCGGCGGGGATGCCGGGGGCGCGCGCCTGCTGATCACGACCATCCAGAACCTCACCGGGCTCACCATCGACCACTACGTGCGAATCTCGATGCTCGGGTTCTACGACGTCGTCAAGGCACTCGGACCCGTGCAGGTGTGTCTGAACAACGCCGTCGACGACCCGTACTCGACCGTGAACCTGCCGAAAGGCGTCTCGACACTCGACGCACACCAGGCGCTCGCGTTCGTACGCCAGCGCCACGGGCTGCCCAACGGCGACCTCGACCGGATCGTCCGTCAGCAGTACTTCCTGTCGGTCGAAGCGCGCCAGGTGCTGTCGGCCGGCACCCTCCTCAACCCGCTCAAACTGCAGAACGTGCTCGATGCGGTCAGCTCGTCCATCCAGACCGATCCCGGCCTCGACCTGATCGCGCTCGCGACCCAGCTCCACGGGCTCAGCGCGAACAACCTGTCCACGGCGACCATCCCGGTCAGTGGCACCCCGACGATCACGGTCGACGGGAACGATGTGTCGATCGTCCAGGTGGACACGGCGGCGATGCCCGCGTTCATCCACTCGGTCATCGGGAATCCGAGCGCCTACGACAAAGCGACGGCGGCGGCACCGTCGTCGGTGACGGTCACGGTTCTGAACGGAAGCGCGACGGATGGCGCAGCCGCGAGCAACACCACGACGCTTGCCGCTCTCGGCTTCAAGACCGGCACAGCGGGAACGACCGGAACGACCGCGACGACGACCATCGAGTATCCGTCGGGGATGGAGTCCGCGGCGAAGGCGGTCGCCTCGCACGTTCCGGGGGCCGCGCTGACGGCGACGTCGTCGGTGAGCGGTGTCACACTCGTGCTCGGAACCGACGGTCTGCAGGCGCAGGCGGCGGCCGCATCCACAGGCACCGCATCCACTCCGTCAACGTCCGCGACCACCCCGGCCTCCCCTGCCAAGACCTACGCGCAGGGAGCCTGCATCAACTGAGCGCGGGCGGGGCGATTAGCATTGTCGCGTGAACTCGACATCCTCGGTCCTGCCCGGCTGGTCGCACGTCTACTCCGGAAAGGTGCGCGACCTGTACGTCCCGGGGCAGGCCACCGGGCTGGATGACGCCAGTGCCGTCCTCGTCGTCGCCAGCGACCGCGTCAGTGCGTTCGACCACGTGCTCGAGCCCGGCATCCCGGGCAAAGGCGAACTGCTCACCACCCTCAGCCTGTGGTGGTTCGACCAGCTCGCGGATGTGCCCAATCATCTGCTCGCCGACCACCGGTTCGACGGCGAGCGCGTCGTCGACGACATCCCGGATGCGGTCGCCGGGCGCGCCATGCTCGTCAAGCCGCTGGACATGTACCCGGTCGAATGCGTCGTGCGCGGCTACCTCACCGGCAGCGGCTGGACCGAGTATCTGAACACTCACAGCGTGTGCGGGATCCCGCTTCCGGCCGGCCTCTCCAACGGGGATCGTCTTCCGACGCCCATCTACACTCCCGCCTGGAAGGCGCCGATGGGGCAGCACGACGAGAACATCACGTTCGAGCGCACGGTCGAGCTGGTCGGTGAGGATGCGGCCACGAGGCTGCGCGACCTGTCGCTGTCGATCTACACCGAGGCGGCGGCGATCGCGGAGAAGCGCGGCGTCATCATCGCCGACACCAAGTTCGAGTTCGGCGCTGATCGCGAGACCGGCGCGATAACCCTCGCCGACGAGGTACTGACCAGCGACTCGAGCCGCTACTGGGATGCTGCAGCCTGGGCGACAGGCACGACACCCGACGAGCGGATGGCGAGCTTCGACAAGCAGATCGTACGCAACTGGCTCGCCGCGAACTGGGACAACACCGGCACTCCGCCCGAGCTGCCTGCGGACATCGTCGAACGCACCGCCGCCCGCTACCGCGAGCTTCTGGAACGCCTCACCGGCGAGTGACCGACGCGGGCCGGCCCGCACTCTGGCGCGCCCGCGAAATACACAGGTGCGGTCTGACGTTCTACAAGATGTGACCGAACTTCTCGCAGCCGACACGTCCATGGGAGCGGTGACGCTTCTCGTCGCCGACCTCGACCGCATGATCGCGTACTACCGCGATGGCGTGACGCTCAGCGTGCTCAGCCACGAGGGCGGCGTCGCTGTACTCGGCCGCCGCACAACCCCGATCGTCATCCTGCGGCACGCGCCAGAGCTGAAGCACGCGTCGCCGCACGAGGCCGGTCTGTTCCACACGGCCATCCTGTTCGACACGCAGGAGGCGCTCGCCGCCGCCGTCTACTCGGTGGCGCGCGTGGCCCCCGGGACGTTCACCGGAAGCGCCGACCACCTGGTGAGCAAGGCCTTCTACTTCAGCGACCCCGAAGGCAACGGCGTCGAACTGTACTGGGATCGCGACCGGACCCAGTGGAGCTGGGTGCACGGGCAGGTCGAGATGGCGACGCTGTACCTCGACCCGAATGCGTTCCTCGAGGAGAACCTCACCGAAGGGGCGGACATCGGGCAGGTGGGCGCCGCAACGGTCGGCCACGTGCATCTGGCGGTGGGCGACGTCGCGTCGGCCCGGGCGTTCTACGTGGACCGGCTCGGCTTCGAGGCGACGGCGAGCCTCGGCAGTCAGGCGCTGTTCGTCAGCGCGGGCGGCTACCACCACCACATGGCGATGAACACCTGGAACAGCCGTGGCGCGGGCCCCCGCACACTCGCGCTCGGGCTGGGGCAGGTCGAGATCCGCGTGCCGGGTGCCGACGACCTCGGCGAACTCACCGAGCGGATGCGCCACTACGGCGTCGAGCCCCGTGACGACGGCCGGTCGGTCTCCTTCGACGACCCCTGGTCGAACACCGTGCGCGCCGTCGCCGCCGCCTGACCCCCTCCCGCGCCCGACCCTCCCCGCCCGGCGGGTCGACGCCGCATGACCTTCCGCGCGCGCCCGGCGGTGAGTTGACACTTGTTGTCGCCGGCCGGCGAGGACGCGCGACAACTACTGCCAAGTCGCGAGCCGGCGAGGAGGACACGGGCGCGGGATGCGACGCGAACCCTGCGGGCTACATGCGGGGGGAGACGGCGACGCGCGGACCGACACCGGCGGCAGCGAGCGCGAGTGCTTCATCCACTTCGGCCAGCGGCAGCATGCTCGCGACCTGTTCGGCGAAAGGAAAACGTGACCCCGCCCCGACCAGGAACTTCACCGCATGCTCGAGGTGCCGCGGAGCGTAGTCGTGGACGCCCCGCACCGTGAGCAGCTGGCGTATCAGCTGCTCCGGATCGAGCGGCAGGTCGGCGCCCGGAGCCAGCGAACGCACCAGCACGACGACACCGCCGACATCCACGGTCGTCAGCAGCGTGCGGACGGCGTCGGGGGCTCCCGACATGTCGAGTCCCACCGTGCAGTCGACCCGTCGCCCACCGGCCTTGGCGATGGCGGCGGCCAATCCGCGCGGGGAGTTCACGCCCACGCGAGGGTCGGCGACGGCTTCAGCTCCGAACGCGAACGCGGTCTCGCGTCGCTCGTCGACAGGATCGCTGACGACGACATGCGCTCCCGCATCGGTCGCCATCGCCGTGGCTGTCAGCCCGAGCATCCCCGCGCCTGTGACGACGACAACCGCACCGTCCAGAACGGCGATCTCCGAGGCGGCCTCGATCGCCGCAGCGACGGTTGCGGTGGCACAGGATGCCGGTGCGAGCACGGTGGCTGGAACATCATCCGGGACCGCGACCATCGGGGTGCCCGCGAGGACGTGGGCGTGGGTGGCGAACCCGCCCGAAAGCTCCCAGCCCCTGCGCATCCGTTCGTGCCCATAGCGCTGCACGTCAACGCATCTCTGGCCGAGCCCGCGGCGGCAACGCACGCAGCGTCCGCACGGAACGGACACCGACCACACGATCCGCTCGCCGAGAGAGACGCGATGGCCATCCGTCGTCTTCGCACCGCCCTGGCCGAGGGCGACCACCCGGCCGACCTGTTCGTGGCCGAGGATGAGCGGCGTCGGGGCCGCGTGATGCCCGAGAACGGTGTGCACATCCGACCCGCACACTGTCGCCAGTTCGACCTCGACCAGCGCATCCCCCGGGCTCAGCCGGACCCCGGGAACGGCGACCGCCTCGTGCGCATGGCCCTCGCCCGTCCACACCATCGCTGTAGCGGACGGGAACACCCCCACCCCCTTGCCGGCGCGTGCCGGAGGTTCCAGGACGCGGGGGGTGACCGCCCTAGTCGTCAAAACCGAGCAACGCGGGGAGTTCGGCGATGCTGCCGATGACCGCATCCGCTCCCGCGTCGCTGAGCGTCGCCTCGTCCTCCGCTCCCGTCAGTACCCCGACGACGAGGCCGGCGCCGGAGGCGATTCCGGCGGCCATCCCGGATGCTGTGCTGCCGACGACCACCATGGCTTCCACACTCGTGGCTCCTGTGCGCAGCAGAGCGGTGAGCGCAAGGTCGGGGTACGGGTCGCTGCGCCCGTCGGCGGGGCCGAGCACCACGTCGGCCAGGTCTTCGCTGCCGAGCAAGCGGATGACGGCCTGGGCCGACGACGCCGGGAGTCCGGTGGTGAACGCGACCTTCACGCCCGCATCTCGCAGGAGTCCGATCACGTCCTCCGCTCCGGGTACCACGGTCACGCCGTCCGCCATCACCGTCGTGCCGACCAGATCGAACACGACGAGCTCCAGGTCCACGTCCTCATCCGCATCCTCGTCGTCCTCACGACGGACCTCGTCGATGTCGGTGACGTCGAACTCGTCATACTCGTCGAACTCGTCGTCTGCTGTCTCGGTGGCGGCGACGACGTCGTCGATCGTTCCTGCGTCGTCGAACTCCGACGTCAGGATCCCGTCCTTGGTCATTGGGGTGCCTTTCTGTGCGGTCAGCGCGCGAAGAACGGGGTGTTGCGCCCAGTCCCCTCCCGCTCGGCGCGCTGCACGGCGAGCGCTGTGCATCCGTAGAAAACGCTAAGCAGGCAGGGCGAATCCTGCGCCAACCGGTGGTTACCGGGAGGTGAACGGATGGCGGCACCTGGCCGTTCACTATTAGTAACGTTTTGCGTTAGTAACTCGAAACGTTATTATTGAAATCGTGATCCATTCGTTCGCCGACCGCCAAACCGAGTCCGTCTGGGCCAGAAGGCACGTTCGCGGATTGGGGCCGGATCTCCAGCGGATGGCGCATCGCAAACTGCTTATCCTCGACGCGGCCGAAACATTGGGCGATTGCAACGCACCACCGGGCAATCGACTTGAGAGCCTCGGCGGCGACCGCCAGGGACAGCACAGCATCCGCATCAACGACCAATACCGAATCTGCTTCGTCTGGACCCCGTCAGGGCCAAGCGACGTAGAGATCGTCGACTATCACTAGGAGGAAGAAATGACCACCGCGCACCCTCCGATCCATCCCGGAGAGATCCTGCTCGAGGAGTACCTCAAGCCGCTCGGATTGAGCCAGTACGCGCTTGCAAAGGCGATCCATGTCCCCGCGCCGCGCATTGGAAGCATTGTCCACGGCACTCGTTCGATCACGCCGGACACCGCGCTCAGGCTTGCGCGCGCGTTCGGCACGACTCCTCGTTTCTGGCTGAATCTTCAGAACCGATACGACCTCGACGTCGAGCAGGCGGCACATGCCGCCGAGCTCGCGACTATTACCCCGCTCATCGCAAGCTGAGCGACCGCGTTGCATTCTCGTGACGATCGGCGCGATAATGCAACAGGATGCTTCAGCGAGGAGGGGCGGGCGTGACCGTCGACGACAACACCAGGGAATTCGATCCGGACATCGTCACCGACTTCAGCCGGCGGATGAGCTACGGCTCCTACCTCGACCTCGATGTCCTGCTCAGCGCGCAACGGCCGGTCAGCACGCCGGAACATCACGACGAACTGCTTTTCATCATCCAGCACCAGACCACCGAACTGTGGCTGAAGCTGGTGCTGCACGAGCTCCGGTCCGCGTGCGACCTGCTGCGCGCCGACCAGCTGCAGGTCGCCCTCAAGCGGATCGCGCGCGTCAAGCACATCCAGAAGACACTTACCGAGCAGTGGTCGGTCCTCGCCACTCTCACGCCGACCGAGTACGCCGAGTTCCGCGGCTTCCTCGGCAACTCGTCAGGGTTCCAGTCCTACCAGTACCGTGCGGTCGAGTTCGTGCTCGGCAACAAGAACCGGCGGATGCTCAGCGTCTTCGAGAGCGACCCGGCCGCCCATGCGCTGCTGACCGACCTGCTCGAGCAGCCGAGTGTGTACGACGAATTCCTGCGGTACCTGCATCGCGCCGGGTTCCGCATCCCCCAGGCCATCCTCGGCCGGGATGTCACCGAAGCCCACAGGTTCAGCCCGGAACTCGTCGAGACGTTCCGCGGGATCTACGAGAACGCGACCGACCACTGGGCCGAATACGAAGCTTGCGAGGAGCTGGTCGACCTCGAGGACAATTTTCAGCTCTGGAGGTTCCGGCACCTGAAGACCGTGCAGCGCACCATCGGCATGAAAACCGGAACCGGAGGCTCGACCGGCGTCAACTTCCTGCAGAAGGCGCTCGAGCTCACGTTCTTTCCTGAACTGTTCGCCGTACGCACCGAGATCGGCGCGCCCGTCCCCTCGTTAGACTGACGTGGTCGCCGACGGGTTCACGCTCGGCGTCGAGCAGTGGTGGTCGGGCGGGTGGCGTGACCGCACCGTTTTCGTCGCGGCGGGTGGCCGGCTGCACGCCGTCGGCGATCGCCAGACGGATGCGGACCTCGAACTGCCGGGGACGCTGTTCCCGCGCCTGATCGATCACCACGTGCACCTCGGGCTCACCGACCCGTCCGCGCTGATGGCGGGCGGCATCACCGCCGTCGCGGACCTCGGCTGGGTTCCCTCCGAGGTGGCGCGCCTCCGCGATGCGAGCAGGGACCCGAAATCCGGCCTGCCCGAGGTGAGCATCGCGGGCGCGCTCATCACGTGCCCGGGCGGCTACCCGTCGCAGAGCTCGTGGGCGCCCCCGGGAGCCACGGTGGAGGTACGGGACGCGGCGGATGCGGAAGCGGCGGTGGATGCGCAGGTCGCGATCCGTGCATCCGCCATCAAGTTCACGATGAACAGCGAAGCCGGGCCTGCGCCTTCGGCCGACCTCGCGGCCGCGATCGTCGGCGCCGCCCATCGCGCAGGACTCCCCGCTGTCGTGCACGCCCAAGGTGTCGGGCAGGCACGCCGCGCGTTCGAAGCGGGCGCCGACCGCTTCGCGCACACGCCGTTCTCGGAACGTCTCGACGACGACCTCATCGACGCGATGGCCGACGGCGGCACGGAATGGGTGTCCACACTCGATATCCACGGATGGGGTACCCCGATCGGCGACTTCAAGCTCGCCCTCGACAACCTGCGCCGTTTCGCCGACGCGGGGGGCCGCATCCTGTACGGAACCGACCTCGGCAACGGCGCGCTCCCGGTGGGCGTGAACGGCCGCGAGCTGCTCGCTCTCGCGGCGGCCGGGCTCGACCGGGATCGGCTGGTCTCGGCCATCGCCGGCGACGAACTCCTCACCACGATCGGTCCGCGCTTCGCGTGGGCGCCCGGGCGACCGCCTTCGGACCCGGCCGCAGCCGCACAATGGCTCACGACATCCCGCGGCGTCACGGTCGACTCCCTCACCCGCTGACATCCGACACCGAACCCGCCGCACCGCAGAGCACCGCACCCGCACAGCACCGCACACGCACACCAGGAGGATCCGCACATGACCGAACCCACACCCGGCAGCGCTCCCAGGCCCGCATCCTCGTCGGGCGTCGACGCCCACCTCGGCTATGCGCGGCGGATGGACCGCAGCGACGGTCTCGCGCACTTCCGCCGGCAGTTCCACGGCATCCCGCAGGATTCGGATGCCGGCGACGGCGGTGCGGGCGCGGCCGACACGGGCAGCGTCGTCGCCTATTTCGACGGCAACTCGCTCGGACGGCCGACCCGCGCCAGCCTGGAGCGCATCCAGAAGTTCCTCACCGAGGCGTGGGGCGGGCGCCTCATCCGCGGCTGGGACGAAGAATGGATGGCGCTGCCGTTCACGATCGGCGACGCGATCGGGCGCGCGGCGATCGGCGCAGCGCCCGGCCAGACCTTCGTCGGCGACTCGACGACTGTCACCCTGTACAAGCTCGCCCGCGCGGCCCTCGAATCACAGCTCTCCCTCCGCGACGACGGGCCGTTCCGCACCGAGATCGTCGTCGACACCGACAACTTCCCGACCGACCGGTACGTGCTCGAAGGAATCGCGAAGGAGCGCAACCTCACCCTGCGCTGGATCGAATCGGACACGGCGGGGGGCGTCACACCGGGGCAGGTCGCGGCGGTGGTCGGGCCGCAGACCTCTCTCGTTCTCCTCAGCCACGTCGCCTACCGGTCCGGTTTCATCGCCGACGTCCCCGCCATCACGAAGATCGCGCACGACGCAGGCGCCCTGGTGCTCTGGGACCTGTGCCACTCCGCCGGTTCGGTGCCGGTCGAACTCGACGCATGGGGCGTCGACCTCGCGGCCGGATGCACGTACAAATACCTGAACGGCGGCCCCGGCTCGCCCGCGTTCGGCTATGTGAGGGCAGAGCTGCAGGATGCACTGACGCAGCCGATCCAGGGGTGGATGGGGACCCAGGAAGTCTTCACGATGGGCCCGCGCTACGAGGCGGCATACGGCATCCGTCGCTTCATCAGCGGCACGCCTGCGATCGTCGGGATGCTCGCGATGCAGGACACGATCGCGATGATCGAGCAGTGCGGCATCCAGGCCGTCCGTGACAAGTCGATCGCCCTCACCGAGTTCGCCATCGCGCTCGCCGACGACTGGCTGGCCCCGCTCGGTGTGACGGTCGCGAGCCCGCGCGACCCCGCCATGCGCGGAGGACATGTCACCCTCAGCCACCCGGCCATGCGTGAGGTGACGGCGCGACTCTGGGCGCAGGATGTCCTCCCGGACTACCGCGACCCGGGCGGCCTCCGGATCGGCCTGTCGCCGCTCAGCACCAGCTTCGAGGAGACGT
It encodes the following:
- a CDS encoding SDR family NAD(P)-dependent oxidoreductase — protein: MTKTAFVLGANGLIGNAICFALGEAGIRVIPAARDNVALADLRERMLAAGLECPATETVDATDDDALSGAIARTASTHGMDIAVNNVGRGHRPAPLTELDPREFDDVVAVNFRAVAVAMRNELHELPDGGALVNIVSSAGTGGAPGMSAYSAAKHAVVGLTRTTAIDYAARGIRVNAVAPGPIESGPVMNQPAEVRAGIGKYVPMGRMGRADEVAAAVLWLATDASSYTTGLVLPVDGGKKA
- a CDS encoding LCP family protein, encoding MRIFRWVVVAVVALLVATGGYVWYNYQHFVSGVTHVDVISHSNAPAKDVDGTDQNILLVGDDHRPAGATAQQLAELGTTADGGGTNTDTMMVLHVPADGRKATLISFPRDSWVDIPGFGMNKLNAAFAFGSENGGGDAGGARLLITTIQNLTGLTIDHYVRISMLGFYDVVKALGPVQVCLNNAVDDPYSTVNLPKGVSTLDAHQALAFVRQRHGLPNGDLDRIVRQQYFLSVEARQVLSAGTLLNPLKLQNVLDAVSSSIQTDPGLDLIALATQLHGLSANNLSTATIPVSGTPTITVDGNDVSIVQVDTAAMPAFIHSVIGNPSAYDKATAAAPSSVTVTVLNGSATDGAAASNTTTLAALGFKTGTAGTTGTTATTTIEYPSGMESAAKAVASHVPGAALTATSSVSGVTLVLGTDGLQAQAAAASTGTASTPSTSATTPASPAKTYAQGACIN
- a CDS encoding phosphoribosylaminoimidazolesuccinocarboxamide synthase, which gives rise to MNSTSSVLPGWSHVYSGKVRDLYVPGQATGLDDASAVLVVASDRVSAFDHVLEPGIPGKGELLTTLSLWWFDQLADVPNHLLADHRFDGERVVDDIPDAVAGRAMLVKPLDMYPVECVVRGYLTGSGWTEYLNTHSVCGIPLPAGLSNGDRLPTPIYTPAWKAPMGQHDENITFERTVELVGEDAATRLRDLSLSIYTEAAAIAEKRGVIIADTKFEFGADRETGAITLADEVLTSDSSRYWDAAAWATGTTPDERMASFDKQIVRNWLAANWDNTGTPPELPADIVERTAARYRELLERLTGE
- a CDS encoding VOC family protein; its protein translation is MGAVTLLVADLDRMIAYYRDGVTLSVLSHEGGVAVLGRRTTPIVILRHAPELKHASPHEAGLFHTAILFDTQEALAAAVYSVARVAPGTFTGSADHLVSKAFYFSDPEGNGVELYWDRDRTQWSWVHGQVEMATLYLDPNAFLEENLTEGADIGQVGAATVGHVHLAVGDVASARAFYVDRLGFEATASLGSQALFVSAGGYHHHMAMNTWNSRGAGPRTLALGLGQVEIRVPGADDLGELTERMRHYGVEPRDDGRSVSFDDPWSNTVRAVAAA
- a CDS encoding alcohol dehydrogenase catalytic domain-containing protein, whose amino-acid sequence is MFPSATAMVWTGEGHAHEAVAVPGVRLSPGDALVEVELATVCGSDVHTVLGHHAAPTPLILGHEQVGRVVALGQGGAKTTDGHRVSLGERIVWSVSVPCGRCVRCRRGLGQRCVDVQRYGHERMRRGWELSGGFATHAHVLAGTPMVAVPDDVPATVLAPASCATATVAAAIEAASEIAVLDGAVVVVTGAGMLGLTATAMATDAGAHVVVSDPVDERRETAFAFGAEAVADPRVGVNSPRGLAAAIAKAGGRRVDCTVGLDMSGAPDAVRTLLTTVDVGGVVVLVRSLAPGADLPLDPEQLIRQLLTVRGVHDYAPRHLEHAVKFLVGAGSRFPFAEQVASMLPLAEVDEALALAAAGVGPRVAVSPRM
- a CDS encoding HAD family hydrolase; translated protein: MHSARRAARRAGGDWAQHPVLRALTAQKGTPMTKDGILTSEFDDAGTIDDVVAATETADDEFDEYDEFDVTDIDEVRREDDEDADEDVDLELVVFDLVGTTVMADGVTVVPGAEDVIGLLRDAGVKVAFTTGLPASSAQAVIRLLGSEDLADVVLGPADGRSDPYPDLALTALLRTGATSVEAMVVVGSTASGMAAGIASGAGLVVGVLTGAEDEATLSDAGADAVIGSIAELPALLGFDD
- a CDS encoding type II toxin-antitoxin system RelE/ParE family toxin translates to MIHSFADRQTESVWARRHVRGLGPDLQRMAHRKLLILDAAETLGDCNAPPGNRLESLGGDRQGQHSIRINDQYRICFVWTPSGPSDVEIVDYH
- a CDS encoding HigA family addiction module antitoxin, translating into MTTAHPPIHPGEILLEEYLKPLGLSQYALAKAIHVPAPRIGSIVHGTRSITPDTALRLARAFGTTPRFWLNLQNRYDLDVEQAAHAAELATITPLIAS
- the kynA gene encoding tryptophan 2,3-dioxygenase encodes the protein MTVDDNTREFDPDIVTDFSRRMSYGSYLDLDVLLSAQRPVSTPEHHDELLFIIQHQTTELWLKLVLHELRSACDLLRADQLQVALKRIARVKHIQKTLTEQWSVLATLTPTEYAEFRGFLGNSSGFQSYQYRAVEFVLGNKNRRMLSVFESDPAAHALLTDLLEQPSVYDEFLRYLHRAGFRIPQAILGRDVTEAHRFSPELVETFRGIYENATDHWAEYEACEELVDLEDNFQLWRFRHLKTVQRTIGMKTGTGGSTGVNFLQKALELTFFPELFAVRTEIGAPVPSLD
- a CDS encoding amidohydrolase family protein, which encodes MVADGFTLGVEQWWSGGWRDRTVFVAAGGRLHAVGDRQTDADLELPGTLFPRLIDHHVHLGLTDPSALMAGGITAVADLGWVPSEVARLRDASRDPKSGLPEVSIAGALITCPGGYPSQSSWAPPGATVEVRDAADAEAAVDAQVAIRASAIKFTMNSEAGPAPSADLAAAIVGAAHRAGLPAVVHAQGVGQARRAFEAGADRFAHTPFSERLDDDLIDAMADGGTEWVSTLDIHGWGTPIGDFKLALDNLRRFADAGGRILYGTDLGNGALPVGVNGRELLALAAAGLDRDRLVSAIAGDELLTTIGPRFAWAPGRPPSDPAAAAQWLTTSRGVTVDSLTR
- a CDS encoding kynureninase; this encodes MTEPTPGSAPRPASSSGVDAHLGYARRMDRSDGLAHFRRQFHGIPQDSDAGDGGAGAADTGSVVAYFDGNSLGRPTRASLERIQKFLTEAWGGRLIRGWDEEWMALPFTIGDAIGRAAIGAAPGQTFVGDSTTVTLYKLARAALESQLSLRDDGPFRTEIVVDTDNFPTDRYVLEGIAKERNLTLRWIESDTAGGVTPGQVAAVVGPQTSLVLLSHVAYRSGFIADVPAITKIAHDAGALVLWDLCHSAGSVPVELDAWGVDLAAGCTYKYLNGGPGSPAFGYVRAELQDALTQPIQGWMGTQEVFTMGPRYEAAYGIRRFISGTPAIVGMLAMQDTIAMIEQCGIQAVRDKSIALTEFAIALADDWLAPLGVTVASPRDPAMRGGHVTLSHPAMREVTARLWAQDVLPDYRDPGGLRIGLSPLSTSFEETYRGMAAVRETLRAELLERSGLG